A genomic segment from Vicinamibacterales bacterium encodes:
- a CDS encoding FAD-dependent oxidoreductase, whose translation MVDVDVAVIGGGVTGLASALALARRGASVCLLEREPRPGRATSTHNSGVIHAGLYYPTGSLKAQLCIEGRDRLYEFCPAHQVPHARCGKLVVAADEHDVEALATLFAKARANGLASVIEVDPAFVHAREPNVRAVAALWSPDTGIVEAEALVKALEHLCRDHDVAVVVGAPLIGAEPHAGGIELVTPHERFVARTVVNAAGLYADVVSAQLGAQAFTIYPCRGEYAELAPARRAMVNGLVYPPPHASGAGLGVHLAKTTWGSVTLGPTIHYQDSKDDYEGGRLGLEAFVEPAQRLLPWVTLKDLQPGGSGIRAKLHGPDKKFADFLIERDTVNPRVIQAAGIDSPGLTSCLAVGERVAEIWGKSG comes from the coding sequence ATGGTGGATGTGGATGTGGCCGTCATCGGCGGTGGCGTCACCGGACTGGCGTCGGCACTGGCGCTGGCCAGGCGGGGCGCCTCGGTGTGCCTGCTCGAACGCGAGCCGCGGCCCGGCCGCGCGACCAGCACCCACAACAGCGGGGTGATTCATGCCGGCCTCTACTACCCGACCGGCTCCCTGAAGGCGCAGTTGTGCATCGAGGGCCGCGACCGGCTCTACGAGTTCTGCCCGGCGCACCAGGTGCCGCACGCCCGGTGCGGCAAGCTGGTGGTGGCCGCCGACGAGCACGACGTCGAGGCGCTGGCGACGCTCTTCGCGAAGGCCCGCGCCAACGGCCTCGCCTCCGTCATCGAAGTGGACCCGGCCTTTGTTCACGCCAGGGAACCCAACGTCCGCGCGGTGGCGGCGCTGTGGTCACCCGACACCGGCATTGTCGAAGCGGAAGCCCTGGTAAAGGCCCTCGAGCACCTCTGCCGGGATCACGATGTCGCCGTGGTGGTGGGCGCGCCGCTGATCGGCGCCGAGCCGCATGCCGGCGGCATCGAACTGGTCACGCCGCACGAACGCTTCGTGGCGCGCACGGTGGTCAACGCCGCCGGGCTCTATGCCGACGTGGTGTCGGCGCAGCTGGGCGCGCAGGCGTTCACCATCTACCCGTGCCGCGGTGAGTACGCCGAGCTGGCGCCGGCGCGCCGCGCCATGGTCAACGGCCTGGTCTATCCCCCGCCGCACGCCTCGGGCGCCGGCCTGGGCGTGCACCTGGCCAAGACCACCTGGGGCAGCGTGACACTCGGGCCGACGATCCACTACCAGGATTCGAAAGACGACTACGAAGGCGGCCGCCTGGGGTTGGAGGCGTTCGTGGAGCCCGCGCAGCGGCTGCTGCCCTGGGTGACGCTGAAGGACCTGCAGCCGGGCGGCAGCGGCATTCGCGCCAAGCTGCACGGGCCCGACAAGAAGTTCGCGGACTTCCTGATCGAGCGGGACACGGTGAACCCGCGGGTGATCCAGGCGGCGGGCATCGATTCGCCGGGGCTCACCTCGTGCCTGGCCGTAGGTGAACGCGTGGCGGAGATTTGGGGAAAGTCCGGCTAA
- the gmd gene encoding GDP-mannose 4,6-dehydratase, with amino-acid sequence MADKKRALITGITGQDGSYLAELLLDKGYEVFGVVRRLSAPNMWRIQHILERITLLQGDLLDQLSLIKAVQRSQPDEFYNLGAMSFVPASWDQPMLTGEYNAQGVTRALEAVRSVNSKIRFYQASSSEMYGRVREVPQTEMTPFYPRSPYGVTKVFGHYITVNYRESYDLYACSGILFNHESPRRGIEFVTRKITDGVARIKLGLTDKLMLGNRDACRDWGFSGDYVRAMWLMLQQDTPDDFVIATGEAHSVQEFVELAFAHAGLDWEKHVGIDPRYLRPAEVDHLIGDPSKAKRELGWEPTVSFKQLVTMMVDADIARIQSGQLIA; translated from the coding sequence GTGGCTGACAAGAAGCGTGCGCTGATCACCGGCATCACCGGTCAGGATGGTTCGTACCTGGCGGAACTGCTGCTCGACAAGGGTTACGAGGTCTTCGGCGTCGTCCGCCGCCTGAGCGCGCCCAACATGTGGCGCATTCAGCACATCCTGGAGCGCATCACGCTGCTGCAGGGCGACCTCCTCGATCAGTTGTCGCTGATCAAGGCCGTGCAACGCTCGCAGCCCGACGAGTTCTACAACCTGGGCGCGATGTCGTTCGTGCCGGCGTCGTGGGACCAGCCGATGCTGACCGGCGAATACAACGCCCAGGGCGTGACCCGTGCCCTCGAGGCGGTCCGCAGCGTCAACTCCAAGATCCGCTTCTACCAGGCCTCATCGAGCGAGATGTACGGCCGCGTGCGCGAAGTGCCGCAGACCGAGATGACGCCGTTCTACCCGCGCAGCCCCTACGGCGTGACCAAGGTGTTCGGCCACTACATCACCGTGAACTACCGCGAGAGCTACGACCTGTATGCGTGCTCGGGGATCCTCTTCAACCACGAGTCGCCGCGGCGCGGCATCGAGTTCGTCACCCGCAAGATCACCGACGGCGTGGCGCGCATCAAGCTGGGCTTGACCGACAAGCTGATGCTCGGCAACCGCGACGCCTGCCGCGACTGGGGCTTCTCGGGCGATTACGTCCGCGCCATGTGGCTCATGCTGCAGCAGGACACGCCGGACGACTTCGTCATTGCCACGGGCGAGGCGCATTCGGTGCAGGAGTTCGTGGAGCTGGCGTTCGCGCACGCCGGGCTCGACTGGGAGAAGCACGTCGGCATCGATCCGCGCTACCTCCGGCCGGCGGAAGTCGATCACCTCATCGGCGACCCGAGCAAGGCGAAGCGGGAACTGGGCTGGGAACCGACCGTGAGCTTCAAGCAGCTCGTGACGATGATGGTGGATGCGGACATCGCCCGCATCCAGTCGGGCCAGCTGATCGCGTAG
- a CDS encoding sodium/solute symporter (Members of the Solute:Sodium Symporter (SSS), TC 2.A.21 as described in tcdb.org, catalyze solute:Na+ symport. Known solutes for members of the family include sugars, amino acids, nucleosides, inositols, vitamins, urea or anions, depending on the system.), which translates to MALYLVLMAYMGFYFSRRQTTLDRYLLADRSMGWLPVGLSLMAALNSGMDYLMQPSSTIRYGAVLVLGIFSWVALYPWVSRIVFPFYHRLDFYTVYEYLEARFDVRVRTLAASIFIVWRLGWMATAMYVPSLAINAVTGGQVNMNTMTVIIGAVVTITTMLGGIQGVIWTDVVQFCVMFGGLAATVGIVWTSVDGGLLTIWNAAAAAGKLELWVPLTDPAAVTAVDQIGSFFTQPMTLVALMVALVVGRAAQYTSDQVMVQRLQTTRTIQEARHAFVVNAAGDALWMIGLSFVGLALFAYFKTHDLPAEFQTDKLLPYFMSLAFPPGAVGLVIAAIAAASMSSLNSAINSCSSVAVVDLYNRVWLGREIHRGQHTPAEERIQLRVSRLFTVFFGTVGTLMAINVSRLGSLLEIANKLINAFTGPLFGIYILAMFSARASSEAVLAGGLAGALASYYVAYHTPIGFLWPSTFGLAATLIVGAVMSRVWPAAAGAPGRQLTWRAVMNRSVA; encoded by the coding sequence GTGGCCCTGTACCTCGTGCTGATGGCGTACATGGGCTTCTACTTCTCGCGGCGCCAGACCACGCTCGACCGCTACCTGCTCGCGGATCGCAGCATGGGCTGGCTGCCGGTCGGCCTGTCGCTGATGGCGGCGCTCAACAGCGGCATGGACTACCTGATGCAGCCGTCGTCCACGATCCGCTACGGGGCCGTGCTGGTGCTCGGCATCTTCTCGTGGGTGGCGCTCTATCCCTGGGTGTCGCGGATCGTCTTCCCGTTCTACCACCGGCTCGACTTCTACACCGTCTACGAGTACCTGGAGGCGCGCTTCGACGTGCGCGTGCGGACCCTCGCGGCGAGCATCTTCATCGTCTGGCGGCTCGGCTGGATGGCCACCGCGATGTACGTGCCGAGCCTGGCCATCAACGCGGTGACCGGCGGGCAGGTCAACATGAACACGATGACCGTGATCATTGGCGCCGTGGTCACCATCACGACCATGCTGGGCGGCATCCAGGGCGTGATCTGGACCGACGTGGTGCAGTTCTGCGTGATGTTCGGCGGGCTGGCCGCGACGGTCGGCATCGTCTGGACCAGCGTTGACGGCGGCCTGCTGACGATCTGGAACGCCGCCGCCGCGGCCGGCAAGCTCGAGCTGTGGGTGCCGCTCACCGACCCCGCCGCGGTGACCGCGGTCGATCAGATCGGCAGTTTCTTCACGCAGCCGATGACGCTGGTCGCGCTGATGGTGGCGCTGGTGGTCGGCCGCGCGGCGCAGTACACGAGCGATCAGGTGATGGTGCAGCGCCTGCAGACGACCCGCACTATCCAGGAAGCGCGCCACGCCTTCGTGGTCAATGCCGCCGGCGACGCGCTGTGGATGATTGGGCTGTCGTTCGTCGGCCTCGCGCTGTTCGCCTATTTCAAGACCCACGACCTGCCGGCGGAGTTCCAGACCGACAAGCTGCTGCCGTATTTCATGTCCCTGGCGTTTCCTCCCGGCGCCGTCGGGCTGGTGATTGCCGCGATCGCGGCGGCCTCGATGTCCAGCCTCAACTCCGCGATCAACTCCTGCAGCTCGGTGGCGGTCGTGGACTTGTACAACCGCGTCTGGCTGGGGCGGGAGATTCACCGCGGACAGCACACGCCGGCCGAGGAGCGCATCCAGCTGCGGGTGTCGCGCCTGTTCACCGTGTTCTTCGGGACGGTCGGCACGCTGATGGCGATCAACGTGTCGCGGCTCGGGTCGCTCCTGGAGATTGCCAACAAGCTGATCAACGCGTTCACCGGGCCGCTGTTTGGCATCTACATCCTGGCGATGTTCAGCGCGCGCGCGAGCAGCGAGGCGGTACTGGCCGGCGGGCTGGCCGGCGCGTTGGCGTCGTACTACGTGGCCTACCACACGCCGATCGGATTTCTCTGGCCCTCCACGTTCGGCCTGGCCGCGACCCTGATCGTCGGTGCCGTCATGAGCCGGGTCTGGCCGGCCGCCGCCGGCGCGCCGGGACGGCAGTTGACCTGGCGCGCGGTGATGAACCGCTCCGTGGCATAA
- a CDS encoding glycosyltransferase family 39 protein: MLSALWWTIYLVVPVAGWGFCDGLPLAPLEAAALAGVWWLGAFKLLPGTRVAAVAVAIKLAALFLIVPHGFAATYYANAAFAPPHESALHFRNSTLTRTDALLAFGGPGRPDLPLHFFNDFTRFNFYQRGDPDRRSLPFSVAWQGFVLVEDGEREQAFYLTGSAVAAELLLDGSSVLRLNPGAGSVSAAAFYPKGWRRLEVRVAGQQGAARDFEAGMVTAGQDAPLGQVPVFAAPITRLAMRVDRAARVLSVTGDAALLLLLTGLCVRRARHLVVSIPARHAVLALGWFAAVGEALWYAWPFAGRVVIQLGGDDPLTYETQARDIVLNGPLMLMGGTAGHAEAFYYQPLYSYVLALMHGLFGEDLFGVVFVQRLLLFATLICVWWLSDRLFGARTARCSLAVALVFLYLVVDQLSVEPWARRLWTETVFVPLIAAWTCAVVAVAASPGLRAGVIAGLAGGLAVLSRSTVVLALAIVPLLLAAARRRLRHPWQPVALMIVTAGAVVSMATVRNWVASGTFVPLTTSFAVNLYLGNTPPGSVPVHAVTEHRFYEWFARDDRTRIAVEFARHEPREFARNLGRKALYALGFFEPLVTGAGVSVALMVTWIAALAGVIIGLRDAEAWAARLLPLAVSASLFAAVVLIFPSHARLILPIYVMLLPYAAVTLERVTRPWFASWS, translated from the coding sequence GTGTTGAGCGCGCTGTGGTGGACGATCTATCTCGTCGTGCCGGTGGCGGGGTGGGGATTCTGCGACGGTCTGCCCCTGGCCCCGCTCGAAGCGGCCGCCCTGGCGGGCGTGTGGTGGCTGGGCGCGTTCAAGCTGCTGCCGGGCACGCGCGTGGCAGCTGTGGCAGTCGCAATCAAGCTGGCGGCCCTGTTCCTGATCGTGCCGCACGGGTTCGCGGCCACGTACTACGCCAACGCCGCCTTCGCGCCGCCGCATGAGAGCGCCCTGCACTTCCGGAATTCCACGCTCACGCGCACGGATGCCCTGCTCGCGTTCGGCGGGCCTGGCCGGCCGGACCTGCCGCTGCATTTCTTCAACGACTTCACGCGCTTCAACTTCTACCAGCGCGGCGACCCCGACCGGCGCTCGCTCCCGTTCTCGGTGGCGTGGCAGGGTTTCGTCCTGGTCGAAGACGGTGAACGGGAACAGGCCTTCTATTTGACAGGCTCGGCGGTGGCGGCCGAGCTCCTGCTTGACGGCAGTTCGGTGCTGAGACTCAATCCGGGGGCCGGCAGCGTGTCGGCAGCGGCGTTCTATCCGAAGGGGTGGCGCCGGCTCGAGGTTCGGGTTGCCGGTCAGCAAGGCGCGGCCCGCGATTTTGAAGCCGGGATGGTGACCGCCGGGCAGGACGCGCCGTTGGGGCAGGTGCCGGTCTTCGCCGCGCCGATCACCCGGCTGGCGATGCGCGTCGATCGAGCGGCCCGCGTGCTGAGCGTCACCGGGGATGCCGCGCTGCTGTTGCTGCTCACGGGCCTGTGCGTGCGCCGCGCCCGTCACCTGGTGGTGTCGATCCCGGCACGGCACGCCGTCCTGGCGCTCGGGTGGTTCGCCGCGGTCGGCGAAGCCCTGTGGTACGCGTGGCCGTTCGCCGGCCGCGTGGTGATCCAGCTGGGTGGCGACGATCCGCTGACCTATGAAACGCAGGCGCGCGACATTGTCCTGAACGGCCCCCTCATGCTGATGGGCGGGACGGCCGGGCACGCGGAGGCGTTCTACTACCAGCCGCTTTACAGCTACGTGCTGGCGTTGATGCACGGACTCTTCGGCGAAGATCTCTTCGGCGTCGTGTTTGTGCAGCGCCTGCTGCTGTTTGCGACGCTCATCTGCGTCTGGTGGTTGAGCGATCGGCTGTTTGGCGCGCGAACGGCGCGATGCAGCCTCGCCGTGGCACTGGTGTTCTTGTACCTGGTCGTGGATCAACTGAGCGTGGAGCCGTGGGCGCGCCGGTTGTGGACGGAAACGGTGTTCGTTCCACTGATCGCGGCATGGACATGCGCGGTGGTGGCGGTCGCGGCGTCACCGGGCCTGCGGGCGGGGGTGATTGCCGGCCTCGCCGGCGGCCTGGCCGTACTGAGCCGCTCAACGGTCGTTCTCGCGTTGGCGATCGTGCCCCTGTTGCTGGCAGCGGCGCGGCGGCGCCTTCGCCATCCGTGGCAGCCGGTGGCGCTCATGATCGTGACCGCGGGTGCGGTGGTCTCCATGGCGACGGTCCGCAACTGGGTCGCGTCGGGGACGTTCGTGCCGCTGACCACGAGTTTCGCCGTCAACCTGTACTTGGGGAACACGCCGCCCGGCTCCGTGCCGGTCCACGCCGTGACCGAGCATCGGTTTTACGAGTGGTTTGCCCGCGACGACCGTACGCGAATCGCCGTGGAGTTCGCCCGCCACGAACCGCGCGAGTTCGCCCGCAATCTCGGGCGCAAGGCGTTGTACGCGCTCGGGTTCTTCGAGCCGCTCGTCACGGGCGCCGGCGTCTCGGTGGCGCTGATGGTCACGTGGATCGCGGCGCTCGCCGGCGTGATCATCGGCCTGCGCGATGCGGAGGCGTGGGCCGCGCGGCTGCTGCCCCTCGCGGTCAGCGCCAGCCTGTTTGCTGCCGTGGTGCTGATCTTTCCGTCGCACGCCCGGCTAATCCTGCCAATCTACGTCATGCTGTTGCCGTATGCGGCCGTAACCCTCGAGCGGGTCACCAGGCCGTGGTTCGCCTCCTGGAGCTGA
- a CDS encoding methyltransferase domain-containing protein gives MRCPDCASALSAAGSGQLLCTGCARRYPIRDGAPRFTDDSSETAQYFGYIWGLQAGTIKPPDRVYPYHLQVMYDTVGGPRLEGLILDGGCGDGEDLAMVALDPKCEVVGVELSSGGVATTLARTRGMARASVVQADLLRLPLASGTFDGAYSYGVVHHTPDPAGAVREIARTLKPGAPLLLYVYEDFADRAWHWRLALALANSGRAITTRMRPSHLMRLCRMLSPVVYVLCTLPARHFSWAARFPYRHGPHAFGMVGDLYDRLSAPIEERYSRDGAAQLAAGAGLTVVRVGQQRGWVVRAVKPTAVS, from the coding sequence TTGCGATGCCCCGATTGCGCCAGCGCGCTCAGCGCGGCGGGCAGCGGCCAGTTGTTGTGCACAGGCTGCGCCCGCCGGTATCCGATTCGCGACGGCGCGCCGAGGTTCACCGACGATTCGTCGGAGACGGCGCAGTACTTCGGCTACATCTGGGGCCTGCAAGCAGGCACGATCAAGCCCCCGGACCGTGTGTATCCCTATCACCTGCAGGTGATGTACGACACGGTCGGCGGACCGCGCCTCGAGGGGCTCATCCTCGATGGCGGCTGCGGCGACGGCGAAGACCTCGCAATGGTCGCGCTCGATCCGAAGTGTGAGGTGGTGGGCGTTGAGTTGAGCAGCGGCGGAGTGGCGACGACCCTGGCCCGCACGCGTGGGATGGCGCGCGCCAGCGTGGTCCAGGCCGACCTGCTGCGCCTGCCGCTCGCCTCCGGCACATTCGACGGCGCCTACTCCTACGGCGTGGTCCACCACACCCCCGATCCGGCCGGCGCCGTGCGCGAGATCGCCCGCACGTTGAAGCCCGGCGCGCCGTTGTTGTTGTATGTGTACGAAGATTTCGCCGATCGCGCCTGGCATTGGCGGCTCGCCCTCGCGCTTGCCAACAGCGGCCGGGCCATCACCACGCGCATGCGCCCGTCGCACCTGATGCGCCTGTGCCGGATGCTGTCGCCAGTGGTCTACGTGCTCTGCACGCTGCCGGCGAGGCACTTCTCGTGGGCTGCCCGGTTCCCCTACCGCCATGGCCCGCATGCGTTTGGCATGGTGGGCGACTTGTACGATCGACTGTCGGCGCCGATCGAAGAGCGTTACTCCCGCGACGGCGCCGCGCAACTCGCCGCCGGTGCAGGCCTCACCGTGGTCCGTGTCGGGCAGCAACGCGGTTGGGTCGTGCGGGCTGTCAAACCAACGGCTGTAAGCTAG
- a CDS encoding GDSL-type esterase/lipase family protein, producing the protein MPLRFKLAALALGLVAALAGAELLLRATGMGFGNSPMEPDPFLHHVHPRNYRFVQQHPSGELGGFEIEYNADGRVFAGSGRTTPQAAGTALPCRVAVMGDSFTEGGQVPFDQTFAGLLEKAAGPKCEVRNYGVRSYSPAIYLVQWTRDVQPWKPDVVFLLLFGNDVREDFNYMQVSVRDDRGFPTAIQGPQDGWVLAQLRRSYVARFVRMVTLRAQWMWDNHGQEQWTIGGVVEENPDWGGETPGLVQEIDRRVRAAGSRLVVMAVPSRYRLMGDGKINVTGDFHQTVRDFTAQHGIEFLDLFVPFERASKAGIPLFFLKDIHFAADGHLLTAAVIARGYSKYFPAVSSLTGAPVSAAFDGVAGQLAPP; encoded by the coding sequence GTGCCTCTCCGATTCAAACTGGCGGCGCTCGCACTCGGCCTGGTGGCAGCCCTGGCCGGCGCCGAGCTGTTACTCCGGGCCACCGGAATGGGCTTTGGCAATTCGCCCATGGAGCCCGACCCGTTCCTGCACCACGTCCATCCCAGGAACTACCGGTTCGTGCAACAGCATCCGTCCGGCGAGTTGGGTGGATTCGAGATCGAGTACAACGCCGACGGCCGCGTCTTCGCCGGCAGCGGCCGGACGACACCCCAGGCCGCGGGCACGGCCCTGCCCTGCCGGGTGGCGGTGATGGGCGACTCCTTCACCGAGGGCGGCCAGGTGCCCTTCGACCAGACGTTCGCCGGGTTGCTCGAGAAGGCGGCGGGGCCGAAGTGCGAGGTGCGTAACTACGGAGTGCGGTCGTACAGCCCGGCCATCTACCTGGTGCAATGGACCCGGGACGTCCAGCCGTGGAAGCCCGACGTCGTGTTCCTCCTACTGTTCGGCAACGACGTCCGGGAGGACTTCAACTACATGCAGGTCTCGGTTCGCGACGACCGCGGCTTTCCGACCGCCATCCAGGGTCCCCAGGATGGCTGGGTGCTGGCACAACTGCGACGGTCGTACGTGGCCCGGTTCGTCCGCATGGTCACCCTGCGCGCGCAATGGATGTGGGACAACCACGGCCAGGAGCAGTGGACGATTGGCGGCGTGGTCGAAGAGAACCCGGACTGGGGCGGCGAGACGCCGGGCCTGGTCCAGGAGATCGATCGCCGCGTCCGCGCGGCTGGTTCCCGCCTGGTCGTGATGGCCGTGCCGTCACGCTATCGGCTGATGGGCGACGGCAAGATCAACGTGACCGGAGACTTTCACCAGACCGTTCGCGACTTCACGGCCCAACACGGCATCGAGTTCCTCGACCTGTTCGTGCCGTTCGAGCGCGCGTCGAAGGCCGGGATTCCCCTCTTCTTCCTGAAAGACATTCATTTCGCGGCTGATGGCCACCTGCTGACCGCGGCGGTCATCGCGCGAGGCTATTCGAAATACTTCCCAGCGGTGTCATCCCTCACCGGGGCGCCGGTATCGGCCGCATTCGACGGCGTGGCCGGTCAGTTGGCCCCGCCGTGA
- a CDS encoding SGNH/GDSL hydrolase family protein — protein sequence MTSPWARRVLAVSAGTVAGLVIFLSADYALSSSVLPDPTADVEWVRAAERPYLRGDHGWYELKRGFRGRDYWGRDIYDVRTDEHGFRADEERQDKPGKAGVIFLGDSFTYGLNGPWAQTFAGMYDRAVPMRIANTAVPSYSPTPYLYRYQRALAEGALQQGHTVVVALDISDVHDEAGVWTDGETHPTNLRAVPADAALVAARRQEAAASPRGRMRDRLRFSNAVYQYLRYSLLAIPNPMVFDQMKARFTWDRWDTLDATPAALTGFQPLGVRAGLDRIATKLDAIVALAHSNQATALVLIYPWPAQLRYPDTFSWSAFVEESCRKAGCDGVIDTIPAFRDYARENPRWYNKRFVKGDVHFNAEGNRMIFDALIRRLPPPPPDGR from the coding sequence GTGACGAGCCCCTGGGCCAGGCGCGTTCTTGCGGTCTCGGCCGGTACGGTGGCCGGCCTCGTGATCTTCCTGTCCGCCGACTACGCGCTCAGTTCATCGGTCCTCCCCGATCCGACGGCTGACGTCGAATGGGTCCGCGCCGCCGAGCGCCCGTACCTGCGAGGCGACCACGGTTGGTACGAACTCAAGCGCGGCTTCCGCGGCCGCGACTACTGGGGCCGCGACATCTACGACGTCAGGACCGACGAGCATGGGTTCCGCGCCGACGAGGAGCGTCAGGACAAGCCCGGGAAGGCCGGGGTCATCTTCCTCGGCGATTCGTTCACCTACGGCCTGAACGGTCCTTGGGCGCAGACCTTCGCCGGCATGTACGACCGGGCCGTCCCGATGCGCATCGCCAACACCGCGGTGCCATCGTATTCGCCAACGCCTTACCTCTATCGCTATCAGCGGGCCCTGGCGGAGGGCGCCTTGCAGCAGGGGCACACCGTGGTGGTAGCGCTCGACATCAGTGACGTCCACGACGAAGCCGGCGTATGGACCGATGGCGAGACGCACCCGACGAACCTGCGGGCGGTGCCGGCCGATGCCGCGCTGGTTGCGGCGCGGCGACAGGAGGCCGCGGCGTCCCCGCGCGGCCGCATGCGCGATCGCCTGCGGTTCAGCAACGCCGTCTACCAGTACCTCCGCTATTCCCTCCTCGCCATTCCCAATCCCATGGTTTTTGATCAAATGAAGGCGCGGTTCACCTGGGATCGCTGGGATACGCTCGACGCCACGCCGGCGGCGCTCACCGGCTTTCAACCGCTCGGCGTCCGCGCCGGCCTGGACCGCATTGCCACCAAGCTGGATGCCATCGTCGCTCTCGCCCATTCCAACCAGGCGACGGCGCTTGTCCTGATCTACCCGTGGCCGGCGCAACTGCGGTACCCGGACACGTTCAGTTGGAGCGCATTCGTGGAGGAGAGCTGCCGGAAGGCCGGATGTGATGGCGTAATCGATACCATCCCGGCGTTCCGCGACTACGCCCGAGAGAACCCGCGTTGGTACAACAAGCGATTCGTGAAGGGCGACGTGCACTTCAATGCTGAAGGCAACCGCATGATCTTCGACGCGCTCATCCGGCGTCTGCCCCCACCGCCGCCGGACGGCCGCTAA